Proteins co-encoded in one Quercus robur chromosome 8, dhQueRobu3.1, whole genome shotgun sequence genomic window:
- the LOC126697286 gene encoding MLO-like protein 6 isoform X2, whose translation MVVKGEYERSLEHTPTWAVAVVCFVLVVISLFIEHIIHIIGKWLKNKHKLTLYEALEKIKTELMILGFISLFLIVFQAQITNICIPKSVGATWHPCKDEYKEETDSQDKGRKLLQLLDSGFGSRRILAAKEIDKCTEEMRKWKVWEEETKKPEYQYYHDPQRFRFTRDTSFGRRHLNFWSKSTISLWIVCFFRQFFMSVNKVDYLTLRHGFITAHLAPESETKFDFRKYISRSLEKDFKVVVGISPIIWFFALLFFLSNTYGWHSYLWLPFLPLIIILLVGTKLLVIITQMGLKIQETGDVVRGEPVVQPGDDLFWFGRPKFILFLIHLVLFQNAFQLAFFAWSTVQFGLSNCFHSRTEDIVIRISMGVIIQVVCSYVTLPLYALVTQMGSSMSSTIFNDQLATGLKDWHRTAKKNAKHSNHTETKSPISSTPSTPTRGTSPVHLLHNYHHSSHDSLHPSPRRSHVRNDRWDNNESHSSRHLEQEKPETQEPSSLQLPSAPPDHTQHEINISSSFAFRK comes from the exons ATGGTGGTCAAGGGTGAGTATGAACGTTCACTGGAGCACACTCCAACATGGGCTGTTGCGGTGGTCTGCTTTGTGTTGGTTGTTATTTCTCTCTTCATTGAACATATCATTCATATCATTGGAAAG TGgctaaaaaacaaacacaagttAACTCTCTACGAAGCActtgaaaaaatcaaaacag aGCTTATGATATTGGGATTCATATCCTTGTTCTTAATAGTGTTTCAAGCGCAAATTACTAATATATGTATACCCAAAAGTGTTGGAGCCACTTGGCACCCCTGTAAAGATGAGTACAAGGAAGAGACAGATTCCCAGGATAAAGGACGGAAACTACTACAACTTTTGGATTCTGGTTTCGGTTCACGAAGAATATTAGCTGCAAAAGAAATTGACAAATGCACAGAAGAG ATGAGAAAATGGAAGGTTTGGGAGGAAGAAACAAAGAAACCTGAATATCAATACTATCATG ACCCACAAAGGTTTAGGTTTACAAGGGACACATCATTTGGGCGAAGACATTTGAACTTCTGGAGCAAGTCAACAATTTCCCTTTGGATA GTGTGTTTCTTCCGACAATTCTTTATGTCAGTTAACAAGGTTGATTACCTTACATTGAGACATGGATTTATCACT GCACATTTGGCACCAGAAAGtgaaacaaaatttgatttccgAAAGTACATTAGCAGATCACTTGAAAAGGATTTTAAAGTTGTGGTGGGGATCAG TCCAATCATATGGTTCTTTGCGTTGTTATTCTTCCTGTCCAACACATATG GATGGCATTCTTATTTATGGCTACCATTTCTCCCATTGATT ATAATACTCCTGGTGGGGACAAAGCTACTAGTGATAATTACACAAATGGGGCTAAAAATTCAAGAGACAGGAGATGTGGTTAGAGGTGAACCTGTGGTGCAGCCAGGTGATGACCTCTTCTGGTTTGGACGCCCCAAGTTCATTCTCTTTCTCATTCACTTGGTTCTTTTTCAG AATGCATTTCAATTGGCCTTCTTTGCTTGGAGTACG GTTCAGTTTGGCTTGAGTAATTGCTTCCATAGTCGCACTGAAGATATCGTCATCAGAATCTCAATGGG GGTCATCATACAAGTTGTATGTAGTTATGTGACTTTGCCTCTCTACGCTTTGGTGACTCAG ATGGGATCTAGTATGAGTTCTACCATTTTTAATGATCAGCTGGCAACAGGATTAAAAGATTGGCACCGCACAGCCAAAAAGAACGCTAAACATAGCAATCATACTGAGACTAAATCACCCATTTCAAGTACTCCCTCAACTCCCACACGTGGCACGTCCCCGGTTCACCTCTTGCACAACTATCACCATAGCAGCCATGATAGCTTGCATCCATCTCCAAGAAGGTCCCATGTCAGAAATGATCGTTGGGACAATAATGAGAGTCACTCGAGTAGGCATTTGGAGCAAGAAAAGCCGGAAACTCAAGAGCCAAGCTCATTGCAGTTGCCATCAGCTCCACCAGATCATACACAACATGAAATCAACATTAGTTCGTCTTTTGCCTTCAGGAAATGA
- the LOC126697286 gene encoding MLO-like protein 6 isoform X1 → MVVKGEYERSLEHTPTWAVAVVCFVLVVISLFIEHIIHIIGKWLKNKHKLTLYEALEKIKTELMILGFISLFLIVFQAQITNICIPKSVGATWHPCKDEYKEETDSQDKGRKLLQLLDSGFGSRRILAAKEIDKCTEEDEVALVSKLGIHQLHIFIFVLAVVHVLYCITTLALGRTKMRKWKVWEEETKKPEYQYYHDPQRFRFTRDTSFGRRHLNFWSKSTISLWIVCFFRQFFMSVNKVDYLTLRHGFITAHLAPESETKFDFRKYISRSLEKDFKVVVGISPIIWFFALLFFLSNTYGWHSYLWLPFLPLIIILLVGTKLLVIITQMGLKIQETGDVVRGEPVVQPGDDLFWFGRPKFILFLIHLVLFQNAFQLAFFAWSTVQFGLSNCFHSRTEDIVIRISMGVIIQVVCSYVTLPLYALVTQMGSSMSSTIFNDQLATGLKDWHRTAKKNAKHSNHTETKSPISSTPSTPTRGTSPVHLLHNYHHSSHDSLHPSPRRSHVRNDRWDNNESHSSRHLEQEKPETQEPSSLQLPSAPPDHTQHEINISSSFAFRK, encoded by the exons ATGGTGGTCAAGGGTGAGTATGAACGTTCACTGGAGCACACTCCAACATGGGCTGTTGCGGTGGTCTGCTTTGTGTTGGTTGTTATTTCTCTCTTCATTGAACATATCATTCATATCATTGGAAAG TGgctaaaaaacaaacacaagttAACTCTCTACGAAGCActtgaaaaaatcaaaacag aGCTTATGATATTGGGATTCATATCCTTGTTCTTAATAGTGTTTCAAGCGCAAATTACTAATATATGTATACCCAAAAGTGTTGGAGCCACTTGGCACCCCTGTAAAGATGAGTACAAGGAAGAGACAGATTCCCAGGATAAAGGACGGAAACTACTACAACTTTTGGATTCTGGTTTCGGTTCACGAAGAATATTAGCTGCAAAAGAAATTGACAAATGCACAGAAGAG GATGAAGTCGCGTTGGTGTCTAAATTAGGGATTCACCAGCTCCATATATTCATTTTTGTGTTAGCTGTTGTTCATGTGCTCTATTGCATCACCACCTTGGCTTTGGGCAGAACTAAG ATGAGAAAATGGAAGGTTTGGGAGGAAGAAACAAAGAAACCTGAATATCAATACTATCATG ACCCACAAAGGTTTAGGTTTACAAGGGACACATCATTTGGGCGAAGACATTTGAACTTCTGGAGCAAGTCAACAATTTCCCTTTGGATA GTGTGTTTCTTCCGACAATTCTTTATGTCAGTTAACAAGGTTGATTACCTTACATTGAGACATGGATTTATCACT GCACATTTGGCACCAGAAAGtgaaacaaaatttgatttccgAAAGTACATTAGCAGATCACTTGAAAAGGATTTTAAAGTTGTGGTGGGGATCAG TCCAATCATATGGTTCTTTGCGTTGTTATTCTTCCTGTCCAACACATATG GATGGCATTCTTATTTATGGCTACCATTTCTCCCATTGATT ATAATACTCCTGGTGGGGACAAAGCTACTAGTGATAATTACACAAATGGGGCTAAAAATTCAAGAGACAGGAGATGTGGTTAGAGGTGAACCTGTGGTGCAGCCAGGTGATGACCTCTTCTGGTTTGGACGCCCCAAGTTCATTCTCTTTCTCATTCACTTGGTTCTTTTTCAG AATGCATTTCAATTGGCCTTCTTTGCTTGGAGTACG GTTCAGTTTGGCTTGAGTAATTGCTTCCATAGTCGCACTGAAGATATCGTCATCAGAATCTCAATGGG GGTCATCATACAAGTTGTATGTAGTTATGTGACTTTGCCTCTCTACGCTTTGGTGACTCAG ATGGGATCTAGTATGAGTTCTACCATTTTTAATGATCAGCTGGCAACAGGATTAAAAGATTGGCACCGCACAGCCAAAAAGAACGCTAAACATAGCAATCATACTGAGACTAAATCACCCATTTCAAGTACTCCCTCAACTCCCACACGTGGCACGTCCCCGGTTCACCTCTTGCACAACTATCACCATAGCAGCCATGATAGCTTGCATCCATCTCCAAGAAGGTCCCATGTCAGAAATGATCGTTGGGACAATAATGAGAGTCACTCGAGTAGGCATTTGGAGCAAGAAAAGCCGGAAACTCAAGAGCCAAGCTCATTGCAGTTGCCATCAGCTCCACCAGATCATACACAACATGAAATCAACATTAGTTCGTCTTTTGCCTTCAGGAAATGA
- the LOC126697288 gene encoding tetraspanin-5 isoform X6 has translation MEVRPNPTADNASIPQPHHRHAVAAPPKQAANSPIPVDTSSVSQRLQKELMSLMSDCCNPPTSCDYNMATAVAQDPDCYHWNNAPDLLCYECDSCKAGVLENVRRDWHKLSVLNIVMLVFLIGIYSIGCCAFRNTKRAETEYPYGVNRVKHIKPRWDYHWWRWLQDKREGLY, from the exons ATGGAGGTCCGGCCCAATCCGACGGCGGACAACGCGTCGATCCCGCAGCCGCATCATCGCCATGCAGTGGCTGCTCCACCGAAACAGGCCGCCAATTCGCCTATTCCCGTCGACACATCTTCTGTTTCTCAGAG gcTTCAAAAGGAATTGATGTCTCTCATG TCTGATTGCTGTAATCCACCAACTTCATGCGATTACAACATGGCAACAGCGGTAGCCCAAGACCCGGATTGCTACCATTGGAACAATGCGCCCGACTTGTTGTGCTACGAGTGTGATTCTTGCAAGGCCGGGGTGCTTGAGAATGTGAGAAGGGACTGGCACAAGCTCTCTGTTCTTAACATTGTCATGCTTGTGTTCCTTATTGGGATTTATTCAATTGGCTGCTGTGCTTTCCGAAACACAAAACGAGCTGAAACTGAATACCCTTATGGCGTAAACCGAGTCAAACATATCAAACCCAGATGGGATTATCACTG GTGGAGATGGTTGCAAGACAAAAGAGAAGGGCTTTATTAG
- the LOC126697284 gene encoding MLO-like protein 6 isoform X1 gives MAVGEYERTLEETPTWAVAVVCFVLVLISIFVEHIIHIIGKWLKNKHKRALYEALEKIKGELMIMGFISLLLIMLQTPITNICIPKSVGATWHPCKKGDKSSSAYTESQNEGRKLLQILDSDFGSRRMLAAKVIDKCTTKGKVALVSAYGIHELHVFIFVLAVVHVLYCITTLALGRTKMIKWKVWEDESKTLEYQYYNDPERFRFARDTTFGRRHLNFWSKSPILLWIVCFFRQFFTSVTKVDYLTLRHGFIIAHLAPESETKFDFQKYISRSLEEDFVVVVGISPIVWFFAVLFLLSNTYGLNSYLWLPFLPLIVILLVGTKLLVIITKMGLSIQDRGAVVRGAPVVQPGDDLFWFGRPKFILFLIHLVLFQNAFQLAFFAWSTYEFGLRNCFHRRTADLVIRISMGVVIQFLCSYVTLPLYALVTQMGSTMKPTIFNDKVATALKNWHRTAKKNTKHINHSESTTPFTSRPATPTHGMSPVHLLHNYHHSSLDSTHASPTRFNVENDYSDIEDVPSPSNKSGPNEDHFSRHSELQERPAIQDPSSMQLPPAAGPIRNQHEINIGSSDFSFSK, from the exons ATGGCCGTAGGAGAGTATGAACGTACACTAGAGGAAACGCCAACATGGGCTGTTGCGGTGGTGTGCTTCGTGTTGGTTCTTATTTCTATCTTCGTTGAACATATTATTCATATCATTGGAAAG TGgctaaaaaacaaacacaaaagagCTCTCTATGAAGCCCTTGAAAAGATCAAAGGAG AGCTTATGATAATGGGATTCATATCCTTGCTCCTAATAATGCTTCAAACACCCATTACTAATATATGCATACCCAAGAGTGTTGGAGCCACTTGGCACCCTTGTAAAAAGGGTGACAAGAGTAGTAGCGCATACACAGAATCCCAGAATGAAGGACGGAAATTACTCCAAATTTTGGATTCTGACTTCGGTTCGCgaagaatgttggctgcaaaagtAATTGACAAATGCACAACAAAG GGTAAAGTGGCCTTGGTATCTGCATATGGGATTCACGAGCTCCATGTATTCATTTTTGTGTTAGCTGTTGTCCATGTGCTTTACTGCATCACCACCTTGGCTTTGGGTAGAACTAAG ATGATAAAATGGAAGGTTTGGGAGGACGAATCAAAGACACTTGAATACCAATACTATAACG ATCCAGAGAGGTTTAGGTTTGCAAGGGATACAACATTTGGGCGAAGACATTTGAACTTTTGGAGCAAGTCACCAATTTTACTTTGGATT GTGTGTTTCTTCCGACAATTCTTTACCTCAGTTACCAAGGTTGATTACCTTACACTGAGACATGGATTTATCATA GCACATTTGGCACCTGAAAGTGAAACAAAATTcgatttccaaaaatatattagCAGATCACTTGAAGAGGATTTCGTAGTTGTGGTGGGGATCAG TCCAATCGTATGGTTTTTTGCTGTGTTATTCCTACTGTCCAACACATATG GATTGAATTCTTATTTATGGCTACCATTTCTCCCATTAATT GTAATACTCTTGGTGGGGACAAAGCTACTAgtgataattacaaaaatgggGCTAAGCATTCAAGATAGAGGTGCTGTGGTTAGGGGTGCACCTGTGGTGCAGCCAGGTGATGACCTCTTCTGGTTTGGTCGCCCCAAGTTCATTCTCTTTCTCATTCACTTGGTTCTTTTTCAG AATGCATTTCAATTGGCCTTCTTTGCTTGGAGTACG TATGAGTTTGGCTTAAGGAATTGCTTCCATAGGCGCACTGCAGATCTTGTCATTAGAATCTCAATGGG GGTCGTCATACAATTTCTATGCAGTTATGTGACTTTGCCTCTCTATGCTTTGGTGACTCAG ATGGGATCTACCATGAAACCCACCATTTTTAATGATAAAGTGGCAACAGCATTGAAAAATTGGCACCGCACAGCCAAAAAGAACACTAAGCATATCAATCATTCTGAGAGTACTACACCCTTTACAAGTAGGCCAGCAACTCCAACACATGGCATGTCCCCGGTACACCTCTTGCACAACTATCACCATAGCAGCCTAGATAGCACGCATGCATCTCCAACAAGGTTTAATGTCGAAAATGATTATTCGGACATAGAAGATGTGCCATCCCCAAGTAACAAAAGTGGACCCAATGAGGATCACTTTAGTAGGCATTCCGAGCTGCAAGAGAGGCCAGCAATTCAAGATCCTAGCTCAATGCAATTGCCTCCAGCTGCAGGACCCATTCGTAATCAACATGAAATCAACATTGGTTCATCGGATTTCTCCTTTAGCAAATGA
- the LOC126697284 gene encoding MLO-like protein 6 isoform X2, producing the protein MAVGEYERTLEETPTWAVAVVCFVLVLISIFVEHIIHIIGKWLKNKHKRALYEALEKIKGELMIMGFISLLLIMLQTPITNICIPKSVGATWHPCKKGDKSSSAYTESQNEGRKLLQILDSDFGSRRMLAAKVIDKCTTKGKVALVSAYGIHELHVFIFVLAVVHVLYCITTLALGRTKMIKWKVWEDESKTLEYQYYNDPERFRFARDTTFGRRHLNFWSKSPILLWIAHLAPESETKFDFQKYISRSLEEDFVVVVGISPIVWFFAVLFLLSNTYGLNSYLWLPFLPLIVILLVGTKLLVIITKMGLSIQDRGAVVRGAPVVQPGDDLFWFGRPKFILFLIHLVLFQNAFQLAFFAWSTYEFGLRNCFHRRTADLVIRISMGVVIQFLCSYVTLPLYALVTQMGSTMKPTIFNDKVATALKNWHRTAKKNTKHINHSESTTPFTSRPATPTHGMSPVHLLHNYHHSSLDSTHASPTRFNVENDYSDIEDVPSPSNKSGPNEDHFSRHSELQERPAIQDPSSMQLPPAAGPIRNQHEINIGSSDFSFSK; encoded by the exons ATGGCCGTAGGAGAGTATGAACGTACACTAGAGGAAACGCCAACATGGGCTGTTGCGGTGGTGTGCTTCGTGTTGGTTCTTATTTCTATCTTCGTTGAACATATTATTCATATCATTGGAAAG TGgctaaaaaacaaacacaaaagagCTCTCTATGAAGCCCTTGAAAAGATCAAAGGAG AGCTTATGATAATGGGATTCATATCCTTGCTCCTAATAATGCTTCAAACACCCATTACTAATATATGCATACCCAAGAGTGTTGGAGCCACTTGGCACCCTTGTAAAAAGGGTGACAAGAGTAGTAGCGCATACACAGAATCCCAGAATGAAGGACGGAAATTACTCCAAATTTTGGATTCTGACTTCGGTTCGCgaagaatgttggctgcaaaagtAATTGACAAATGCACAACAAAG GGTAAAGTGGCCTTGGTATCTGCATATGGGATTCACGAGCTCCATGTATTCATTTTTGTGTTAGCTGTTGTCCATGTGCTTTACTGCATCACCACCTTGGCTTTGGGTAGAACTAAG ATGATAAAATGGAAGGTTTGGGAGGACGAATCAAAGACACTTGAATACCAATACTATAACG ATCCAGAGAGGTTTAGGTTTGCAAGGGATACAACATTTGGGCGAAGACATTTGAACTTTTGGAGCAAGTCACCAATTTTACTTTGGATT GCACATTTGGCACCTGAAAGTGAAACAAAATTcgatttccaaaaatatattagCAGATCACTTGAAGAGGATTTCGTAGTTGTGGTGGGGATCAG TCCAATCGTATGGTTTTTTGCTGTGTTATTCCTACTGTCCAACACATATG GATTGAATTCTTATTTATGGCTACCATTTCTCCCATTAATT GTAATACTCTTGGTGGGGACAAAGCTACTAgtgataattacaaaaatgggGCTAAGCATTCAAGATAGAGGTGCTGTGGTTAGGGGTGCACCTGTGGTGCAGCCAGGTGATGACCTCTTCTGGTTTGGTCGCCCCAAGTTCATTCTCTTTCTCATTCACTTGGTTCTTTTTCAG AATGCATTTCAATTGGCCTTCTTTGCTTGGAGTACG TATGAGTTTGGCTTAAGGAATTGCTTCCATAGGCGCACTGCAGATCTTGTCATTAGAATCTCAATGGG GGTCGTCATACAATTTCTATGCAGTTATGTGACTTTGCCTCTCTATGCTTTGGTGACTCAG ATGGGATCTACCATGAAACCCACCATTTTTAATGATAAAGTGGCAACAGCATTGAAAAATTGGCACCGCACAGCCAAAAAGAACACTAAGCATATCAATCATTCTGAGAGTACTACACCCTTTACAAGTAGGCCAGCAACTCCAACACATGGCATGTCCCCGGTACACCTCTTGCACAACTATCACCATAGCAGCCTAGATAGCACGCATGCATCTCCAACAAGGTTTAATGTCGAAAATGATTATTCGGACATAGAAGATGTGCCATCCCCAAGTAACAAAAGTGGACCCAATGAGGATCACTTTAGTAGGCATTCCGAGCTGCAAGAGAGGCCAGCAATTCAAGATCCTAGCTCAATGCAATTGCCTCCAGCTGCAGGACCCATTCGTAATCAACATGAAATCAACATTGGTTCATCGGATTTCTCCTTTAGCAAATGA